In Roseisolibacter agri, the following proteins share a genomic window:
- a CDS encoding AAA family ATPase, with amino-acid sequence MSGPAAPMLVFLVGPPAVGKMTVGHALAARTGLRLFHNHHTIDLALRFFAYGTPPFQRLVSEFRRRVFEEVAASDLPGLIFTYVWAFDDPRDAAAVAAWAAIFEARGGRVAYVELQATQAERLRRNTTELRLAEKPFKRDLDASRRRLLEDDARFQLDSRGAFDGRPDWLRLETTALSADEAAERIVAHFGLTPLA; translated from the coding sequence GTGTCCGGCCCCGCCGCGCCGATGCTCGTCTTCCTCGTCGGGCCGCCCGCGGTCGGCAAGATGACCGTGGGCCACGCGCTCGCCGCGCGCACGGGGCTGCGCCTCTTCCACAACCACCACACGATCGACCTCGCGCTCCGCTTCTTCGCGTACGGCACGCCGCCGTTCCAGCGCCTGGTGAGCGAGTTCCGCCGCCGCGTGTTCGAGGAGGTGGCGGCGAGCGACCTGCCCGGGCTGATCTTCACGTACGTGTGGGCGTTCGACGATCCGCGCGACGCGGCCGCGGTGGCGGCGTGGGCGGCGATCTTCGAGGCGCGCGGCGGCCGCGTGGCGTACGTGGAGCTGCAGGCGACCCAGGCGGAGCGGCTGCGCCGCAACACGACCGAGCTCCGGCTGGCGGAGAAGCCGTTCAAGCGCGACCTCGACGCGTCGCGGCGCCGCCTGCTGGAGGACGACGCGCGCTTCCAGCTCGACTCGCGCGGCGCGTTCGACGGTCGGCCGGACTGGCTGCGCCTCGAGACCACGGCGCTCTCCGCCGACGAGGCAGCGGAGCGGATCGTCGCGCACTTCGGACTGACGCCGCTGGCGTGA